The sequence GCCTTGTTGGTAAAGGTAATGGCGGCGATATTGCGCGCGTCCATCTGCGCTGCGGTGATCAGGTAAGCAATCTTTTGCGTGATCACCCGGGTCTTGCCTGAGCCCGCGCCCGCCAGCACAAGGCAGGGGCCGTCCAGGTATTTCACAGCCGCGCGTTGCGGCGGGTTCAGGTGATCAAGATTCATGGGGGTGTTTGTTCAATCAGGGCGTGACCGGCGAAGGCGGCTATTTTACCGGGGATGCTGCCGGGCGTGGCGGTGATCTGGCAAATGGTGCTGCCGGGGTCTGGCCGGCGGCGGCGCTGGTTTGCAGAACGGATCAGAACGATCCGGAAAACTGGAAGCGGGCGCCAGGATGCCAGAGCGTGACATCGGTGGCGATCTGCTCATGCGCCCAGGTGCGCCGCTGCAAGACCAGACACGGATCGCCCGCCAGCATGCGCAGGTGCTGGCGGATGCCGGCATCGGGCAGGCGCGCGGTGATGACGTATTCGGCGCGTTGCAGCGGGGCCTCACGCGTCATGTAATCACTGGGCGTGAGCTGGGCAAAGTCTTGCTCCAGATAACGCGGGTAGAGGTGCGGGTTGACGTAGCGGTCTTCGACCTGGATCGGTTCGCCGTTTTCAAAATGCACAATACAGGAGTGATACGCGTACTCATTGCCGGTCAGACCCAGCGTGCTCAGGGCAGCGGGGTCGGTGGTGCGCTCCAGCAGTAATACTGCGCTGCTGTGCACGTCGCCGCGGCTTTCTATTTCAGCGGCAATGCTCCTGATCTGGATCAGCGTGGACTGGTAGCGTTTGGCGTTCACAAACGTGCCGGCGCCCTGAACCCGGGAGAGCAACTGGTCTGCCGTCAGTTCACGCAGTGCCCGGTGTACGGTCATGCGGGACACGCCAAACTGTTTGACGAGGTCATGTTCGGACGGGATCACGCTGCCAGCGGGCCAGGCGCCAGTTTCAATCTGCCGCCGCACGTAGTCCTTGATGCGGGCATAAGCAGGCGCGGGGCGTTGAACGGGCATGGCGGGCTCAGACGGGGGTGACGCCGCAATATAGCATGCGGCGCCCGGCGCTTACCGGCTCAGCGCTCGTGTTCGGGCGGGGTGGTGGGGGCGGTGGGTTGCGAGACCACAATGCGGTTGCGGCCGGCGTCTTTGGCCTGGTACAGCGCGGTATCGGCCCGCAGCGTCAGTTCTTGCAGGCTCTCTTCAACCGACCAGTGCGCCAGACCGCCGCTCATGGTGTAAGAGGCCAGGTTATCGCCAATGCGCATGGTATTGGCCTCGACCAGTGCGCGCAGGCGTTCAGAGATAGACCGCGCTTCAGCCGGGCTGGCGCCGTAAAGCAACAGGCCGAACTCTTCCCCGCCCAGACGGCCAAGACAATCTGCCGCGCGCAGGGCGCTGTGCATGATCAGCGTGAAATCGCGCAGGACTTCGTCGCCGACGGCGTGACCAAAACGGTCATTGATGGATTTGAAGTGATCGATATCCAGCAGCAACAACGATACCGGCCGCCCGCTGCGCGCCGCCGTGGCCATCTGGCGCGTGGCCTGCTCGATAAACGCCTTGCGTGAGAGTGCGTTGGTCAGGAAGTCGCGGCTGGCCACTTCTTCAGATGCAGTCAAGATGGCGTCATGGGCCATGACCACTGCGCCCATGGTCAGGCCGGGGATCACCACTGCGCCCAGCGCCAGGAAGGTCAGATTGAGCGCCGAGTAATCCGTGAACCAGTATTTCAGCTCCGGGTGCAGCAGATACAGCACGCAGCGGGCCAGATACGCCAGGGCCAGCACCAGCGCAAAGCCACCGGTGAAGTCATGGCCGTGGGTGGAGCGGGTCTTGGGATGATGGCGCAGGATGGTGTAGCCAATCATGACATCGAGCGTGCCATGGTAAATGGAGGTTACCACCACGCGCAGATTGAAGTAATCCACGTAAAAACGCAGCGCGCCCAGAATAATCGTGTACACCACCAGGCTGATCAGAAGCGGGCGCACCGGCACGCTGAGCTGGGCAAAGCGGCGGCAACCGGCATAAAACATGCAGATCGCCGCGCCCAGCAAGGCGTTGCCCAGCACGATGGGAATGAACGCAAACCCCAGCGGCGAAGCCAGATAGCAACCCAGCGCGGCCAGTTCCAGCACATTGGCCCACAACCATTCACGCACGCCGGGCAGGCCGCTGCGACGCAACGACATCAGCACCAGCAGCATCATGAAGTTGAGCAGTGCCGTCACAGCGATAAGAAAGGCGGGGCTCGTCATGCTTTGTTCCGGCTACGACTGCCGGCCTGATTGATCAAGGTGTATTTTATGAAATGGTTATGCATCCGTCATTGTGGCAACGGCGGATTGACGCGTGTGCAAAATTCGTCCTGCTGGCGCAAACATGTATCGTGCAGCGAACAGAAAAACCGTGCTGGTGTGATGGCTTGAGCGGCCTGTGGTGCCGCGGGCCTGATCATCAGCATCGTCCCGGGCGGCAGCCGGCGCCAGTGACACCGTGCAAGGTGGTTCCGCGAGCGGTCGTACACATGCCCGCAACCGAATAACGGTTATACGCCCTGGCGGGGCAGTCATCGCGGTATGAAGTGTTAGATTGAAATCATCCATTCCCTCACATCAAGGGCGGAACCCGTTTCATGAATACACGCGCCATCCAGTTCTGGTATCGCGGGCAGATCCACAAAGTGGATAACGCCGTCCCCACGCGCTCGGTGCTGCAGCACCTGCGGGAGGACATGCATTGCACCGGCAGCAAGGAAGGATGTGCCGAAGGCGATTGCGGCGCCTGTACCGTCGTGCTGGGCGAAGAAGTTGATGGCGAGTTGCGTCTGCGCGCGGTCAACAGTTGCATCCAGTTCTTGCCGACACTTGATGGCAAAGCGCTGTTTACCGTTGAAGACGTGGGCACCCCGGCGCATTTGCACCCGGTGCAACAAGCCATGGTCGAATGCCATGGTTCGCAATGCGGTTTCTGCACGCCGGGTTTTGTCATGAGCCTGTGGGCCATGTACCAGAACGCGCCCACCTGCCCGGGGCGTGAGGCCATCACCGATGCGATCTCTGGCAACCTGTGCCGCTGCACAGGCTATCGGCCGATTCTGGATGCCGCAAAGGCGGCGTATGCCTTGCCGCGCAAAGCGCTGGATACCGCGCCGATTCTGTCGGCGCTGGCCAGGCTGGCTTTGTTGCCGCCCTTGCATTATCAGTCGCACGGCCATCACTTTTTTGCCCCGCGCCGGCTGAGCGAGTTGCTGTTGCTCCGCGCCGAGCACCCGCATGCCAAATTGCTGGCGGGATCGACGGATGTCGGTTTGTGGGTGACCAAACAATTGCGGGAACTGGGCGACGTGATTTATCTGGGCCAGATCGCAGAACTCAAACGCATTGAAACCGTGGAACAAGGGCTGGAGATTGGCGCCGGCGTGGCGCTGGCTGATGCCTTTGCCGCGC is a genomic window of Silvimonas iriomotensis containing:
- a CDS encoding GGDEF domain-containing protein, producing MTSPAFLIAVTALLNFMMLLVLMSLRRSGLPGVREWLWANVLELAALGCYLASPLGFAFIPIVLGNALLGAAICMFYAGCRRFAQLSVPVRPLLISLVVYTIILGALRFYVDYFNLRVVVTSIYHGTLDVMIGYTILRHHPKTRSTHGHDFTGGFALVLALAYLARCVLYLLHPELKYWFTDYSALNLTFLALGAVVIPGLTMGAVVMAHDAILTASEEVASRDFLTNALSRKAFIEQATRQMATAARSGRPVSLLLLDIDHFKSINDRFGHAVGDEVLRDFTLIMHSALRAADCLGRLGGEEFGLLLYGASPAEARSISERLRALVEANTMRIGDNLASYTMSGGLAHWSVEESLQELTLRADTALYQAKDAGRNRIVVSQPTAPTTPPEHER
- the hutC gene encoding histidine utilization repressor → MPVQRPAPAYARIKDYVRRQIETGAWPAGSVIPSEHDLVKQFGVSRMTVHRALRELTADQLLSRVQGAGTFVNAKRYQSTLIQIRSIAAEIESRGDVHSSAVLLLERTTDPAALSTLGLTGNEYAYHSCIVHFENGEPIQVEDRYVNPHLYPRYLEQDFAQLTPSDYMTREAPLQRAEYVITARLPDAGIRQHLRMLAGDPCLVLQRRTWAHEQIATDVTLWHPGARFQFSGSF
- the xdhA gene encoding xanthine dehydrogenase small subunit; translation: MNTRAIQFWYRGQIHKVDNAVPTRSVLQHLREDMHCTGSKEGCAEGDCGACTVVLGEEVDGELRLRAVNSCIQFLPTLDGKALFTVEDVGTPAHLHPVQQAMVECHGSQCGFCTPGFVMSLWAMYQNAPTCPGREAITDAISGNLCRCTGYRPILDAAKAAYALPRKALDTAPILSALARLALLPPLHYQSHGHHFFAPRRLSELLLLRAEHPHAKLLAGSTDVGLWVTKQLRELGDVIYLGQIAELKRIETVEQGLEIGAGVALADAFAALIQQEPQWLELARRFASVPVRNAGTLGGNVVNGSPIGDSMPALMALGARLVLWGGDYRRELPLEAFYLGYQQNALEPGEILEKICVPDAPAQGRLFRTWKVSKRYEQDISAVCGAFMLQVDRHGLIGDARIAFGGMAATPKRAPNAEMALIGQRWNADTAEAAVQALADDYQPLTDLRASADYRKEIAASLLRRFWLETGAGVAITRLGQIHEVSA